In Candidatus Defluviilinea proxima, a single genomic region encodes these proteins:
- a CDS encoding sortase, whose amino-acid sequence MGTFIKTIKIITITALMLAWIKVQPVYAASLVVNTNTDNTTAGDGLCTLREAINNANSNSDTTNGDCVAGAGADTISFAGNYTITLSGSQLPVVTTTITINGNGETNTTIQANANPNVATNRIFEVASTGNLTLNGLTIRNGRCSVTCPTSANNGGGIYTAGTLALTNSTISGNSAIVGGGIVNAGTLAVTKSTISGNSGDIDGGGIYNIGMLAMTNSTISGNSANASSGGGIYNNVGTTTVTNSTISGNSAGFVGGGIRNLNGITTVTNSTISGNSAIFGGGIVNAGTLTVTNSTISSNSVSNSGGGIDNNSGTTTVTNSTISGNSANIGGGINNFGMLNFANTIIANSTSGGDCANANTIGTDTNNLVEDNSCSPLLSGDPNLGPLANNGGPTQTHALLASSPAIDAGNNTTCTNAPVNDKDQRGVSRPQGTGCDVGAFEYTGDDTPLTVLSSQPSNNSIRQSVAQITVTYNKAALSDGSSNAANNAANYLLVEQGANDFFDTKSCQGGRGSDDTQITVNSVTYNGGAYTATLNINGGTPLPKGIYRLFVCGTTSVYDLIGLELNGGLSDSQINFTIQPAASSLPKTGFAPNRITSLPAQPANLTYNNLGNIWLEIPSLNIKTDIVGVPQSSNGWNVDWLGQSAGWLNGTAFPSWEGNSVITAHVTDSNGKNGPFANIKNLKHGDKIIVHMYGEKYIFEVRDSNMVTPSSTKSALEHLEGHSYLTLITCQTYNPLSDSYLFRRVVRAVLVETQME is encoded by the coding sequence ATGGGAACATTCATCAAAACCATCAAGATCATCACCATCACCGCGCTTATGCTGGCATGGATCAAAGTTCAGCCTGTGTATGCGGCAAGCCTTGTTGTAAACACTAATACGGACAACACAACCGCAGGCGACGGTCTCTGCACCCTGCGTGAAGCGATCAATAACGCCAACAGTAACAGTGACACAACCAACGGTGACTGTGTCGCAGGTGCAGGCGCGGACACGATCAGTTTTGCGGGAAACTACACCATCACACTTTCTGGTAGTCAACTCCCGGTAGTTACAACGACGATCACTATCAATGGTAATGGCGAAACAAACACTACCATTCAGGCGAATGCAAACCCCAATGTTGCCACAAATCGCATCTTTGAAGTAGCAAGCACCGGCAACCTGACTCTTAATGGCCTGACAATACGCAACGGACGATGCAGCGTAACATGTCCAACAAGTGCCAATAACGGCGGCGGAATATACACTGCAGGCACTTTGGCATTGACAAACAGCACCATCTCGGGCAACTCCGCTATCGTCGGCGGCGGCATCGTCAACGCGGGAACGCTGGCCGTGACGAAAAGCACCATCTCGGGCAACTCCGGTGACATTGACGGCGGCGGCATCTACAATATAGGAATGCTGGCCATGACGAACAGCACCATCTCGGGCAACTCCGCTAACGCATCCTCGGGCGGCGGCATTTATAACAACGTAGGCACAACAACCGTGACGAACAGCACCATCTCGGGCAATTCCGCTGGCTTCGTCGGCGGCGGCATCAGGAACCTCAACGGCATAACAACCGTGACGAACAGCACCATCTCGGGCAACTCCGCTATCTTCGGTGGCGGCATCGTCAACGCGGGAACGCTGACCGTGACGAACAGCACCATCTCGAGCAATTCCGTTTCCAATAGTGGCGGTGGCATCGATAACAACTCTGGCACAACAACCGTGACGAACAGCACTATCTCGGGCAACTCCGCTAACATCGGCGGCGGTATCAACAACTTCGGTATGTTGAATTTCGCAAACACCATCATTGCCAATTCCACGAGTGGTGGCGACTGCGCCAACGCGAACACAATCGGAACAGACACCAATAACCTAGTGGAAGACAATAGCTGTTCGCCTCTCCTAAGCGGCGACCCCAATCTCGGTCCGCTGGCAAATAATGGCGGTCCCACCCAAACGCATGCCCTGCTCGCAAGCAGCCCCGCCATTGACGCGGGCAACAATACTACCTGCACCAATGCGCCCGTTAATGATAAAGATCAACGCGGTGTGTCTCGTCCACAGGGCACGGGATGTGATGTCGGTGCCTTCGAATACACCGGTGACGATACTCCCCTTACAGTCCTTTCCAGCCAGCCATCCAATAACAGCATCCGCCAATCAGTTGCACAAATTACTGTTACATATAACAAAGCAGCTCTCAGCGATGGCAGCAGTAACGCCGCTAACAACGCCGCCAATTACCTGCTGGTAGAGCAGGGTGCGAATGATTTTTTCGATACCAAATCCTGTCAAGGTGGACGGGGTAGTGATGACACCCAGATCACGGTCAACAGCGTAACTTACAACGGTGGAGCCTACACCGCCACGCTAAATATCAATGGCGGCACCCCGCTTCCAAAAGGCATATATCGACTCTTCGTGTGCGGCACAACTTCCGTGTATGATCTGATCGGATTGGAACTCAACGGTGGATTAAGTGATTCGCAAATCAACTTCACAATCCAGCCCGCCGCTTCTTCCTTACCTAAAACCGGTTTCGCTCCGAATCGCATTACATCCCTTCCAGCTCAACCTGCCAACCTCACTTACAACAATCTTGGCAATATCTGGCTGGAGATCCCATCTTTGAATATAAAGACCGATATTGTTGGTGTGCCTCAATCCTCCAACGGCTGGAACGTGGACTGGCTCGGACAATCCGCAGGTTGGCTCAATGGCACGGCATTCCCCAGTTGGGAAGGCAACTCGGTCATCACGGCCCATGTCACCGATTCAAACGGCAAGAACGGTCCTTTCGCCAACATCAAGAACCTCAAACATGGCGACAAAATCATCGTCCACATGTACGGCGAAAAATACATCTTTGAAGTACGTGATTCAAATATGGTTACCCCATCAAGCACGAAATCTGCACTCGAACATCTCGAGGGACACTCCTATCTGACCCTCATCACCTGCCAAACATACAATCCATTAAGTGACTCCTATCTCTTCCGCAGAGTTGTCCGCGCTGTTTTGGTTGAAACCCAAATGGAGTAA
- a CDS encoding carboxymuconolactone decarboxylase family protein: MQRKTMQAFIKQPERIPLILKFGIWVSEKITGKTMLPARILAWYPKAAIGSGVMEALVAHEDGQMTQRMLKLIRMTASYAAACPFCVDMNSYEYRDVGITDEEAESLRGDFEKVGSFSERERLAIEYTRVISQTPLKFYPDLVERVKSAFTEREFVILASTAAQVNYWARLIQALGIPPAGFGE; this comes from the coding sequence ATGCAGAGGAAAACTATGCAGGCATTCATCAAACAACCAGAACGTATTCCGCTTATTCTTAAATTCGGCATTTGGGTATCAGAAAAAATCACAGGTAAGACCATGCTCCCTGCACGGATATTGGCATGGTATCCCAAAGCCGCGATTGGATCAGGCGTCATGGAAGCGCTGGTCGCACATGAAGACGGACAGATGACCCAGCGTATGCTTAAACTCATCCGCATGACGGCTTCATATGCGGCGGCTTGTCCATTTTGCGTGGATATGAATTCGTATGAATATCGTGATGTAGGGATCACAGACGAAGAAGCAGAATCTCTGCGGGGCGATTTTGAGAAGGTGGGTAGTTTTTCAGAACGCGAAAGGCTTGCAATTGAATACACACGCGTAATCTCTCAAACACCCTTGAAGTTTTATCCTGATCTGGTTGAACGAGTGAAATCTGCATTTACCGAGCGTGAGTTCGTGATCCTTGCCAGTACTGCGGCGCAGGTTAATTATTGGGCGCGCTTGATACAGGCATTGGGTATTCCGCCTGCAGGGTTCGGAGAGTAA
- a CDS encoding Gfo/Idh/MocA family oxidoreductase gives MTKYNLGIIGAGMYGKILMHALQKDERANITWVNSASEGTTKSAAEEFGVEKWSTNYHDVLNDPAVDAVVIASPPFVHAEQLEESLKAGKHVLLEKPIAESRESLQRMVKAVEDAPALKVLEASCRHTRLGRKFKIVKEMIESGKLGTIYHIHQICLSRTTFIEYNPNGAWAMNKKLAGGGPIADRGVYDLSFHLGLLDDVPQLKSLRSFTRNDLRDMSKHVAFSDVEQHGAAWMEFDTGLTYYYENGGGVHNENPNETRIYGTKGGLRFQHFRWDSNVVEFFTTENDEPRKETFAVDLNNDPDDSLAIITHFLDYLDGTVEPLMTVQKAAKHMEILFKILDG, from the coding sequence ATGACAAAATACAACCTCGGAATTATCGGTGCAGGGATGTACGGCAAAATATTGATGCACGCTTTGCAGAAAGATGAACGCGCGAACATTACCTGGGTCAACAGCGCTAGCGAAGGGACGACCAAGTCTGCGGCAGAAGAATTTGGTGTAGAGAAGTGGTCAACGAATTATCACGATGTGTTGAACGATCCCGCCGTGGATGCAGTGGTCATCGCATCTCCCCCATTCGTTCACGCGGAGCAATTGGAAGAATCACTCAAGGCGGGCAAACATGTTTTGTTGGAAAAGCCGATTGCTGAGTCGAGGGAAAGCCTTCAGCGTATGGTCAAAGCTGTTGAGGATGCACCAGCCCTAAAGGTGTTGGAAGCGTCCTGTCGTCACACAAGGCTGGGACGAAAGTTCAAGATCGTAAAAGAGATGATCGAGAGTGGAAAACTCGGTACAATTTATCATATCCATCAGATATGTCTGTCACGTACTACATTTATCGAATACAACCCAAACGGCGCCTGGGCAATGAATAAGAAACTTGCGGGAGGCGGTCCGATCGCAGACCGTGGTGTATATGACCTGTCGTTCCATTTGGGATTATTGGATGATGTGCCGCAATTGAAATCGTTACGAAGTTTTACTCGTAACGACCTGCGTGATATGAGCAAACATGTGGCGTTTAGCGATGTCGAACAGCATGGCGCGGCATGGATGGAGTTCGATACCGGCCTCACGTATTACTACGAGAACGGTGGGGGCGTGCACAACGAAAATCCAAATGAAACGCGGATCTACGGCACCAAAGGTGGTTTGCGCTTTCAACACTTTCGCTGGGATTCAAATGTGGTGGAATTCTTTACCACTGAAAACGACGAACCACGCAAGGAAACCTTCGCGGTTGATCTAAACAATGATCCTGATGACAGTCTCGCGATCATAACGCACTTCCTTGACTATCTGGATGGCACCGTCGAGCCATTGATGACCGTTCAAAAAGCGGCAAAGCATATGGAGATATTGTTCAAGATATTGGATGGATAG
- a CDS encoding dienelactone hydrolase family protein translates to MKIVKRVLLGILVLVGGFVLFLAGSIAVDGLVGGGRIAQVTNTTIPGVNGGPDIRAYVAKPEGDGPFPTVIMIHEFFGLNESIVSKADLLAQEGYLVVAPDTFRGSTTAWIPRAIYQVITTKPEAVNADLDSVYTWLESQSDVAQDRVGVAGFCYGGRASLLYSLHNNKLAATVVFYGSSETDPAVLKNLPGPVLGIFGGADQSIPLTEVDAFEKGLDVAGIPNQITVYDGQPHAFVQDAKGIQSGGAQAEAWNEMLVFLEQSLKSGSSLNGASVAADYRAPFAWKYYAILVYEHAFGTASHMH, encoded by the coding sequence ATGAAAATTGTAAAAAGAGTCTTATTGGGTATTCTTGTTTTGGTTGGCGGTTTTGTGCTGTTTCTGGCGGGCTCCATCGCCGTGGACGGGCTGGTTGGTGGCGGGCGCATTGCCCAAGTGACCAATACCACCATCCCCGGTGTGAACGGCGGACCGGATATCCGTGCCTATGTGGCGAAGCCTGAAGGAGACGGTCCTTTCCCCACGGTCATCATGATCCACGAATTCTTCGGCTTGAACGAATCCATCGTCAGCAAGGCGGACTTGCTCGCGCAGGAAGGCTATCTCGTCGTTGCGCCGGATACCTTCCGCGGTTCGACCACAGCATGGATTCCGCGCGCGATCTATCAGGTGATCACGACCAAGCCCGAAGCTGTCAACGCGGATTTGGATTCGGTCTACACGTGGCTGGAGTCGCAGTCAGATGTGGCTCAGGATCGGGTGGGTGTGGCAGGCTTCTGTTACGGAGGACGCGCATCCCTGTTGTACAGTCTGCATAACAATAAACTTGCGGCAACGGTGGTCTTCTACGGCTCATCCGAGACCGATCCTGCTGTGCTGAAGAATTTGCCGGGTCCTGTGCTGGGAATTTTCGGCGGCGCGGATCAGTCCATTCCGTTGACCGAAGTGGACGCCTTCGAAAAAGGACTGGATGTGGCGGGCATTCCGAATCAGATCACTGTGTATGACGGTCAGCCGCATGCATTTGTGCAGGATGCCAAGGGGATCCAATCGGGCGGCGCGCAGGCGGAGGCGTGGAATGAGATGCTCGTGTTCCTGGAACAGAGTCTCAAAAGCGGGTCGTCATTGAACGGTGCAAGCGTCGCGGCGGATTACCGCGCTCCCTTTGCCTGGAAATATTATGCCATTTTGGTGTATGAGCACGCCTTTGGGACGGCGAGCCATATGCATTAG
- a CDS encoding sigma-70 family RNA polymerase sigma factor: MKPTQNSLINSAQHGDMDAFNTLVLNHQDMLYRIALRIVHDEDIAQDALQEAMIHAFRHIQSFRGGNFKSWLARVTVNASYDELRRGRRHSGTPLEVFTSEGEEVESPDWMRDPATGPEARAEASELRSALHQCIKSLMPDYRLMVILVDMEGMSYEEAAYVAHVPVGTVKSRLARARMQIRKSMHSYRSLLPAFYQMDMMPSVS, encoded by the coding sequence ATGAAACCTACACAGAACTCATTGATTAATTCTGCACAACACGGCGATATGGATGCGTTCAATACGCTCGTGTTGAACCATCAAGATATGTTGTATCGCATTGCCTTACGGATCGTACACGATGAAGACATTGCACAGGATGCCTTGCAGGAAGCGATGATTCATGCGTTTCGCCATATCCAGTCATTCCGTGGTGGAAATTTCAAAAGCTGGCTTGCACGTGTAACCGTCAACGCCAGTTACGATGAATTACGGCGTGGTAGAAGGCACAGCGGAACCCCGCTTGAGGTATTCACAAGCGAAGGGGAAGAGGTGGAGTCCCCGGATTGGATGCGGGACCCAGCTACAGGCCCAGAGGCAAGAGCCGAAGCATCTGAGTTGCGAAGCGCACTGCATCAGTGTATCAAATCCCTCATGCCGGATTATCGTCTGATGGTCATCCTTGTGGATATGGAAGGCATGTCATATGAGGAAGCCGCGTACGTTGCGCATGTGCCTGTAGGGACGGTGAAGAGTCGCCTTGCGCGCGCGCGAATGCAGATACGAAAGTCTATGCATTCATATCGAAGCTTGTTACCAGCCTTTTACCAAATGGATATGATGCCCTCGGTTTCATGA
- a CDS encoding HAMP domain-containing histidine kinase: MSFLKKWRSWIWWVGLPLGVGLLLMLLVGLLLPVVIPFLASVDLGFAGIVFGMNIRNSRLVAFLLGWGITLFIMFIRHWDRRHLAHTQTMYADYLQNQRDNRRNFMRRLDHEIKNPLTGLRAALVNLKEEKTDEERQRAVGNANRAVERLIRLLTDLRKLSELEERAIERYAVDVPELLDDVVTAARVNPAYEGREINLLIPKVPSPFPAITGDRDLLLLAVYNLVENALKFTLDKDSIEVRALEDGRSIVIEVADTGAGIAPEDLGSIFDELYRGSNARGTEGSGLGLALVNRIAALHGGGLGVRSSQIDPRGTVFTLRLPRR; this comes from the coding sequence ATGTCTTTTCTTAAAAAGTGGCGGTCATGGATCTGGTGGGTGGGTCTCCCTCTTGGGGTCGGACTTCTTCTCATGTTGCTTGTGGGATTGCTTTTGCCGGTTGTCATTCCCTTCCTTGCCTCAGTAGACCTTGGGTTTGCTGGTATTGTCTTTGGCATGAACATTCGGAATTCAAGGTTGGTCGCATTCCTGTTGGGATGGGGCATTACCTTATTCATTATGTTCATTCGCCATTGGGACCGGCGTCATCTTGCCCACACTCAGACAATGTATGCAGATTACCTGCAAAACCAGCGCGATAACCGTCGCAACTTTATGCGTAGACTCGACCATGAGATCAAGAATCCGCTTACGGGTTTGCGAGCCGCGTTGGTCAACCTCAAAGAGGAGAAAACGGACGAGGAGCGTCAACGTGCGGTGGGGAATGCGAATCGTGCTGTCGAACGTCTTATCCGATTGTTGACAGACCTGCGTAAGTTATCTGAACTTGAGGAACGTGCCATCGAACGGTATGCGGTGGACGTCCCTGAATTATTGGATGATGTGGTGACAGCCGCACGTGTCAACCCGGCATATGAGGGACGTGAGATCAATTTGTTGATACCGAAAGTTCCTTCACCGTTCCCTGCCATCACCGGCGACCGTGATTTGTTGCTATTGGCCGTATATAACCTTGTTGAAAATGCACTCAAGTTCACTTTAGATAAAGATTCGATTGAAGTCCGTGCCTTGGAAGATGGGCGATCCATTGTCATTGAAGTGGCAGATACGGGAGCGGGCATTGCTCCTGAAGATCTGGGAAGCATTTTTGATGAGTTGTATCGTGGCTCGAATGCACGTGGCACAGAGGGGAGTGGGTTGGGGCTGGCATTGGTAAATCGCATAGCCGCTTTGCATGGTGGTGGCCTTGGGGTTCGTTCCAGTCAAATTGACCCGCGTGGGACAGTTTTTACATTGAGGTTGCCCAGACGGTAA
- a CDS encoding response regulator transcription factor, translating into MSLDRPTILLADDDPTIADSLAPFLERAGFHVLVVSDGLSALDKAQKHHPELIILDVLMPRMDGRETLRRLRKSNIWTPTILLTQVGEASERALALEEGADDYLNKPFDPHELLARVRAVLRRARPGERSLTTAWLLTAKDLILDRRARKATLAGTSLELTPKALAVLEHLMTHPDEAVTRERLLEVVWGWEYPAGTRTVDTRVAELRKVLDDDPAEPRFIETISGEGYRFIAPVHGEG; encoded by the coding sequence ATGTCCCTCGATAGACCCACCATCCTCCTCGCTGATGACGATCCCACCATTGCAGATAGCCTCGCACCATTTCTGGAACGCGCAGGCTTTCATGTTTTGGTGGTGTCCGATGGATTGAGCGCGCTTGATAAGGCGCAGAAACATCACCCTGAATTGATCATTCTCGATGTGCTCATGCCTCGCATGGACGGCCGTGAGACGTTGCGCCGTTTGCGAAAGTCCAATATATGGACCCCGACCATACTTCTCACACAAGTGGGGGAGGCCTCCGAACGTGCGCTTGCCCTCGAAGAAGGCGCAGACGATTACCTCAACAAGCCATTTGACCCGCACGAGCTTCTCGCGCGCGTGCGTGCTGTATTGCGAAGGGCACGTCCTGGTGAACGCTCATTGACTACTGCGTGGCTTCTCACTGCCAAAGATCTTATCCTTGACCGACGTGCACGCAAGGCAACGCTGGCAGGGACGTCACTTGAGCTTACTCCCAAAGCGCTGGCTGTGTTAGAACACTTGATGACTCATCCTGACGAGGCCGTTACGCGTGAACGCTTGCTTGAAGTAGTGTGGGGATGGGAATATCCAGCTGGTACACGCACTGTGGATACTCGTGTAGCTGAACTTCGTAAAGTGTTGGATGACGACCCAGCCGAGCCACGTTTCATTGAAACAATATCAGGTGAGGGATATCGATTTATCGCACCTGTGCATGGAGAAGGTTAA
- the dinB gene encoding DNA polymerase IV, whose amino-acid sequence MPRTILHLDLDAFFCAVEETRNPELRGKAFAVGGQPNERGVVASCSYAARKMGVRSAMPMSRAVRLCPGLIIVSSHHRIYGEVSRQVMEILHNTTGLVEQISIDEAFLDISDIQDDPERVARGLQARIRSELHLPSSIGIASNKLVAKIATEVGKAAALQRIKAQGLVEPPNAVTVVPYGEEAAFMSPLPADMLWGVGPKTFQRLNDLGIHTIGDIAKWPESELARLFGENGRDLSRHAKGIDNRTIVTEHETKSISQEVTFSVDVRDDKILQKTIREQSASVASQLRKQELAGSTIKLKLRWPDFTTITRQTTLGHRTDQEDEITKAALELMNSVRKPNQAVRLIGVGVSGLGQPVRQLGLWDIGGERSRKLQDVLDELQEKYGKDVIKRGK is encoded by the coding sequence ATGCCTCGCACCATTCTGCACCTCGATCTCGATGCTTTTTTCTGCGCTGTGGAGGAAACTCGCAACCCTGAGCTACGCGGCAAGGCCTTTGCCGTCGGCGGACAACCCAACGAGCGTGGCGTGGTCGCCTCATGCTCTTACGCCGCACGCAAAATGGGCGTCCGCAGTGCCATGCCGATGAGCCGCGCGGTCCGTCTCTGCCCGGGGCTGATCATCGTTTCTTCGCATCACCGCATCTATGGCGAGGTCTCGCGGCAGGTGATGGAAATTCTCCACAATACGACTGGACTCGTGGAACAGATTTCCATCGACGAGGCTTTTCTAGACATCTCAGATATTCAGGATGACCCGGAACGCGTCGCCCGTGGACTTCAGGCCCGTATCCGGTCCGAATTGCATTTACCCAGCTCGATTGGAATCGCATCCAACAAACTCGTGGCAAAGATCGCTACCGAGGTCGGCAAAGCCGCCGCATTACAGCGAATCAAAGCTCAAGGCTTGGTCGAGCCTCCGAATGCTGTGACAGTTGTCCCGTATGGAGAAGAGGCGGCTTTTATGTCCCCATTACCTGCGGACATGTTGTGGGGAGTCGGCCCGAAAACTTTTCAGCGTCTGAACGATCTGGGAATCCACACCATTGGCGACATTGCGAAATGGCCTGAGAGTGAGTTGGCGAGGTTGTTCGGTGAGAATGGGCGTGACCTTTCGCGCCATGCCAAGGGAATCGACAACCGCACCATCGTGACAGAGCATGAGACGAAATCCATCAGTCAGGAAGTGACGTTCTCTGTGGACGTGCGCGATGACAAGATATTGCAAAAGACGATCCGTGAACAATCGGCCAGCGTGGCATCGCAATTGAGAAAGCAGGAACTGGCAGGCTCGACGATCAAGTTGAAGCTTCGTTGGCCCGATTTCACAACGATAACGCGGCAAACAACACTTGGACATCGCACCGACCAAGAAGACGAAATCACAAAAGCCGCATTGGAGTTGATGAATTCTGTGCGCAAGCCGAATCAAGCTGTGCGTTTGATCGGTGTTGGTGTAAGTGGACTCGGACAGCCGGTCCGCCAGTTGGGATTATGGGATATAGGAGGAGAAAGGTCACGCAAGTTGCAGGATGTGCTGGATGAACTGCAAGAGAAATATGGAAAGGATGTGATCAAGCGGGGCAAGTGA
- a CDS encoding YafY family transcriptional regulator, with product MTNTATRLITLIFLLQNQPNQKASELAKKLGVSLRTVHRYFEMLNEMGIPLYSERGPYGGFSLVRGYKMPPLVFTLEEAVSIVLGTGMVEELWGDLYREAARGALAKLENLLPEEQAREVAWARGSLVTTGMNRADLKALTPVLEKLRRAIREHRSANMNYQSQSSQIPHPSQRGLDPYALVHRWGWWYVIGFCHVHKEVRTFRVDRILEVALTDKTFNQLECFDLQTYMQSEFQTQPQVTARLRFEAEFTSLVSGNYSYWENVEKKQDGSVEVTFSAPTLEWAASTALAYGPAVEVLEPPELRIMVAEWIEAAAQKYKRQ from the coding sequence ATGACGAACACCGCCACACGACTAATCACGCTGATCTTCCTTCTGCAAAATCAACCCAACCAGAAGGCATCTGAGCTGGCCAAGAAGCTCGGCGTTTCATTACGCACGGTCCATCGCTATTTTGAAATGCTCAATGAGATGGGAATTCCGCTCTATTCGGAGCGCGGACCTTATGGCGGCTTCTCACTGGTACGCGGATACAAAATGCCGCCTCTGGTCTTCACCCTCGAAGAGGCTGTCTCTATTGTGCTAGGCACCGGCATGGTGGAAGAGTTGTGGGGTGATCTATATCGTGAAGCCGCACGTGGGGCGCTGGCAAAACTGGAAAACCTGCTCCCTGAAGAACAAGCTCGCGAGGTGGCATGGGCTCGCGGATCTTTGGTTACCACCGGAATGAACCGTGCGGACTTGAAGGCATTAACTCCTGTGCTGGAAAAACTACGTCGTGCCATTCGCGAACATCGAAGTGCGAACATGAACTATCAGAGCCAGAGTAGCCAGATCCCTCACCCGTCTCAACGCGGACTCGACCCGTATGCGCTTGTCCATCGTTGGGGCTGGTGGTACGTGATCGGTTTTTGTCATGTGCATAAAGAAGTCCGCACCTTTCGTGTGGATCGCATTTTGGAGGTGGCACTCACAGATAAAACTTTCAACCAATTGGAATGCTTCGATCTACAAACCTACATGCAGAGCGAATTCCAGACACAGCCACAAGTCACTGCCCGCCTTCGCTTTGAAGCAGAGTTCACCAGTCTTGTCTCTGGAAATTACTCCTACTGGGAAAATGTTGAGAAAAAACAGGATGGGTCGGTGGAGGTCACATTCTCCGCGCCAACGCTTGAATGGGCGGCAAGTACAGCGCTGGCCTACGGCCCCGCAGTGGAGGTACTGGAACCTCCCGAGTTACGCATCATGGTCGCAGAATGGATCGAGGCGGCCGCACAAAAATATAAGAGGCAATGA
- a CDS encoding ClbS/DfsB family four-helix bundle protein — translation MPKPTTKDQILEDANKEREALEALLATLTPEEITKPGRIGEWAIKDVLSHLIEWEGMVVKWYEAGVKGKTPAIPSEEYNWTQLPQLNHAIFLKYRNKSLVDVQKDFKASYKKIMKTIQTIPEKELFTRKHYAWTNNNLLAAYLVSATSSHYRWARTVIKKSKKK, via the coding sequence ATGCCAAAACCAACAACTAAAGACCAAATCCTCGAAGATGCAAACAAAGAAAGAGAAGCGCTGGAAGCGTTGCTGGCAACGCTGACACCTGAGGAAATAACAAAGCCCGGTAGGATCGGTGAGTGGGCGATCAAAGATGTACTCTCCCATTTGATAGAGTGGGAAGGAATGGTCGTCAAATGGTATGAGGCGGGCGTGAAAGGCAAGACACCTGCCATCCCATCGGAGGAATATAACTGGACACAGTTACCGCAACTCAACCATGCCATCTTTCTCAAATACCGCAATAAAAGTCTTGTGGATGTTCAAAAGGACTTCAAGGCTTCATACAAAAAGATCATGAAGACTATTCAGACCATCCCAGAAAAGGAGCTCTTCACACGCAAGCACTATGCATGGACAAACAACAACCTGCTGGCGGCATACTTAGTCTCAGCCACAAGCAGTCACTACCGCTGGGCGCGAACAGTGATCAAAAAATCCAAAAAGAAATAA
- a CDS encoding GyrI-like domain-containing protein produces MKTLDLKKQFKHLYQPSAKKPVILQVPTFQFAMIDGAIEKGKEPGNSPGFADAAQALYSMSYTLKFTLKKRKTNPIDYPVMPLEGLWWVEDGNFNINVKDNYVYTLMILQPDVITHELFEETREQVRKKKGDFPSLSKVRLADFDEGMCVQMMHIGPYATEPATVDVMQAHALEHGYRDNVGPNGKHHEIYIGNPLKAALEKLKTVVRHPIIKIG; encoded by the coding sequence ATGAAAACACTCGATCTCAAAAAACAATTCAAGCATCTCTATCAACCTTCTGCAAAGAAACCCGTCATCTTGCAGGTACCTACATTTCAATTTGCTATGATCGATGGTGCAATCGAAAAGGGAAAGGAACCCGGCAACTCACCAGGCTTTGCAGATGCGGCGCAAGCTTTGTACAGCATGTCATACACTTTGAAATTCACCTTGAAAAAACGGAAGACAAATCCCATTGACTATCCTGTGATGCCACTCGAGGGCTTGTGGTGGGTGGAGGATGGTAACTTCAACATCAACGTCAAGGACAATTATGTTTACACACTGATGATCCTACAGCCCGATGTCATCACACACGAGTTATTCGAGGAAACGCGCGAACAGGTTCGTAAGAAGAAAGGTGATTTTCCATCGCTATCCAAAGTGCGGCTGGCGGACTTTGATGAAGGGATGTGTGTGCAAATGATGCACATCGGTCCATATGCAACCGAGCCTGCTACAGTAGATGTCATGCAAGCTCACGCTCTCGAGCATGGATACCGTGATAACGTGGGGCCGAACGGCAAGCATCATGAGATCTATATCGGGAATCCGCTTAAAGCCGCTCTCGAAAAATTGAAGACCGTGGTGCGACATCCCATTATCAAGATTGGTTGA